Proteins found in one Lysinibacillus fusiformis genomic segment:
- a CDS encoding GNAT family N-acetyltransferase yields the protein MNTQFEFTVFPPLETKRFILRKGRMNDGQDILRLYSNENVVKYLPLPLFASVEDAIDEINWYEKIFKEQTGLRWVIEEIQTNKVIGTCGYLNYEKEHNRIEIGYDLNPDYWGKGVMQEALSAIIHFAFTSMGINKIEAKIEPENTASIKLLEKLNFSQEGLLRQHEFEKGKYVDLVIFSLLKSDY from the coding sequence ATGAATACACAATTCGAATTTACAGTTTTTCCTCCATTGGAAACAAAACGCTTCATCCTACGAAAAGGAAGAATGAATGATGGCCAAGATATTTTAAGACTTTATTCTAATGAAAATGTAGTGAAGTATCTGCCATTACCATTGTTCGCTTCAGTGGAAGATGCTATAGATGAAATCAATTGGTATGAGAAAATTTTCAAAGAACAGACAGGCTTAAGATGGGTAATCGAAGAAATTCAGACCAACAAAGTGATTGGCACATGTGGCTATTTGAATTATGAAAAAGAGCATAATCGTATAGAAATTGGCTATGATTTAAACCCTGACTATTGGGGGAAGGGTGTGATGCAAGAGGCTTTAAGCGCGATCATCCATTTTGCCTTTACATCAATGGGGATAAATAAAATCGAGGCAAAAATAGAACCAGAAAATACAGCATCGATCAAACTATTGGAAAAATTAAATTTTTCTCAAGAAGGTCTTTTAAGGCAACATGAATTTGAAAAAGGGAAGTACGTCGATCTTGTTATTTTTTCATTATTGAAAAGTGATTATTAG
- the fumC gene encoding class II fumarate hydratase codes for MDYRIEKDTMGEIKVPANKIWGAQTQRSKENFQIGTEQMPIELVQAMTILKKSAAIANNKLGKLSDIKANAIVQASDEILNGQWDDQFPLVVWQTGSGTQSNMNVNEVIAHRANQLLKDAGEADCIHPNDDVNKSQSSNDTFPTALHIAAVLKVEDYLLPRLRLLKATLEDKAAQFKDIIKIGRTHLQDATPLTLGQEISGWAAMLAKSEHMIIQNIDYMKELAIGGTAVGTGINAHPEFGDRVAVEISELTGKQFTSAANKFHALTSHDEAVVAHGALKALAADLMKIANDVRWLASGPRSGIGEITIPENEPGSSIMPGKVNPTQSEAMTMVVTQVVGNDATIAFAASQGNFELNVFKPVIIYNFLQSTRLLADTMKSFNDHCAVGIEPNKEVLDHNLQNSLMLVTALNPYIGYENAAKIAKQAHKEGTTLKAAAIASGLLTEEQFDEYVDPATMIYPNVK; via the coding sequence ATGGATTATCGTATTGAAAAAGACACTATGGGTGAAATTAAAGTACCCGCTAATAAAATTTGGGGCGCGCAAACACAGCGCAGTAAAGAAAATTTCCAAATTGGTACGGAACAAATGCCAATCGAGCTTGTGCAAGCTATGACGATCTTAAAGAAAAGTGCTGCGATTGCGAACAACAAACTAGGCAAACTTTCTGATATTAAAGCAAATGCCATCGTGCAGGCTTCAGATGAAATTTTAAATGGTCAATGGGACGATCAATTCCCTCTTGTGGTTTGGCAAACTGGTAGTGGTACACAATCCAATATGAATGTGAACGAAGTCATTGCTCACCGTGCGAATCAACTATTAAAGGATGCTGGCGAAGCTGACTGCATTCATCCAAATGATGATGTCAATAAATCACAAAGCTCAAATGATACATTCCCAACAGCATTGCATATTGCGGCTGTCTTAAAAGTAGAAGATTATTTACTTCCAAGACTACGTCTATTAAAAGCAACATTGGAAGATAAAGCAGCTCAATTCAAAGACATTATTAAAATTGGCCGTACACATTTACAGGACGCGACACCTCTTACACTAGGTCAAGAAATTAGCGGTTGGGCAGCCATGCTGGCAAAATCGGAACACATGATTATTCAAAATATTGACTATATGAAGGAACTTGCAATTGGCGGAACAGCGGTTGGTACGGGTATCAATGCGCACCCTGAATTTGGTGACCGTGTAGCTGTGGAAATTAGTGAGCTTACAGGCAAACAATTTACATCGGCTGCAAATAAATTCCATGCTCTAACAAGTCATGATGAAGCGGTTGTGGCGCATGGTGCATTAAAAGCTTTAGCGGCTGATTTAATGAAAATTGCCAATGATGTTCGCTGGCTTGCAAGTGGCCCTCGCTCAGGTATCGGTGAAATTACGATTCCAGAAAACGAGCCAGGCTCTTCGATTATGCCAGGTAAAGTAAACCCTACACAAAGTGAAGCCATGACAATGGTTGTCACACAAGTAGTTGGGAATGACGCGACGATTGCCTTCGCCGCTTCTCAAGGTAACTTTGAACTAAACGTCTTTAAACCAGTCATCATTTACAACTTCTTACAATCAACGCGCCTATTAGCGGATACAATGAAATCATTTAACGACCATTGTGCAGTAGGCATTGAGCCAAACAAAGAAGTACTTGATCACAATTTACAAAATTCCTTAATGCTTGTAACAGCATTAAACCCATATATCGGCTATGAAAACGCAGCAAAAATCGCGAAACAGGCCCACAAAGAAGGCACGACTTTAAAAGCAGCAGCCATCGCAAGTGGCTTACTAACAGAAGAACAGTTCGATGAATATGTAGACCCAGCAACAATGATTTATCCGAACGTCAAATAA
- a CDS encoding AAA family ATPase: MYLKSCKVLQDTIPNKQVYPFNIPSLQDLHELEFPTNVTFFVGENGSGKSTLLEAIADRCDFNTAGGGRQNLYEVHKAESSLGEYIRLSWLPKISNGFFLRSETFYQFASHIDLLDRHPNKYAAFGGKSLHHQSHGESFLALFMNRFKGKAIYLLDEPEAALSPTRQLSLLKIIKDLEHEAQFIIATHSPILLGYPNATIYSFDQGEIESIRYEDTIHYIVTKRFLDAPQTIIRELFDEERES, translated from the coding sequence ATGTATTTAAAATCATGTAAGGTGTTACAGGATACAATTCCGAATAAGCAGGTGTATCCTTTTAATATTCCAAGCTTGCAGGATTTGCATGAGCTGGAGTTCCCGACGAATGTGACGTTCTTTGTTGGGGAGAATGGTTCGGGAAAATCAACATTACTGGAGGCGATTGCGGATCGCTGCGATTTCAATACGGCGGGTGGTGGTCGTCAAAATTTATATGAAGTACATAAGGCGGAATCTTCGTTGGGGGAATATATTCGTTTGTCGTGGCTACCGAAAATATCGAATGGTTTTTTTCTTCGATCGGAAACATTTTATCAATTTGCCAGTCATATTGATTTGTTAGATCGCCATCCAAACAAATATGCTGCTTTTGGAGGAAAATCTCTGCACCATCAATCCCATGGTGAATCCTTTCTGGCGTTATTTATGAATCGCTTTAAGGGTAAAGCCATTTATTTATTGGATGAGCCTGAGGCGGCATTGTCTCCAACGAGGCAGCTGAGCTTGCTGAAAATTATCAAGGACCTAGAGCATGAGGCACAATTTATTATTGCCACACACTCACCCATTTTGCTTGGCTATCCGAATGCAACAATTTATAGTTTTGATCAAGGAGAAATTGAATCCATTCGCTATGAGGATACGATTCATTACATCGTTACAAAACGTTTTTTAGATGCGCCACAGACCATAATAAGAGAGTTATTTGATGAGGAGAGGGAATCATGA
- a CDS encoding GNAT family N-acetyltransferase has protein sequence MNQRKGLIMREIRLDEMAQSIDLLNYVFQMSMSIHKDRRFVNAKSRQFNEGHAIGWFDGSQLVSQILSLPFEVNVHGKIYEMGGITAVGTYPEYSGHGLMESLIIESLQSMRNEGQFISYLFPYSIPYYRKKGWEIMSDIVEFQVKDTQLPHYAGLNGKIRRVDPKHEDVVEIYARYAQKTHGVMVRNSIAWNEKFQEDFWEEKFIDSDVNLQAAVYYDEEDVAQGYMFYRIMEENYYIDEIVYLQEEARKGLWNFVSAHSSMVYNVYGKTTGNEAVAFLLEDSEIIQKVSPYFMARIVDVKEFLLRYPFIGQGFELQLAVIDRTVAWNNGTYIIKMKDGNLSVQKVSETLNANAVHLTVQTLATMLLGYKRPTYLERIERLQGRAEEIALLEAVLPVGIPTFIDYF, from the coding sequence ATGAATCAACGAAAAGGCTTAATCATGCGAGAAATTCGATTAGATGAAATGGCACAGTCCATTGATTTACTGAATTATGTCTTTCAAATGTCAATGTCCATTCACAAGGATCGTCGTTTTGTGAATGCTAAGAGCAGGCAATTTAATGAAGGGCATGCCATCGGGTGGTTTGATGGTTCACAGCTTGTATCGCAAATTTTAAGTTTGCCTTTTGAGGTTAATGTACATGGCAAAATTTATGAAATGGGTGGCATCACAGCAGTTGGGACATACCCTGAGTATTCGGGACATGGCTTAATGGAGAGCTTGATCATTGAAAGCCTGCAAAGTATGCGAAATGAAGGACAGTTTATATCCTATTTATTTCCATATTCTATTCCTTATTACCGCAAAAAGGGATGGGAAATTATGAGTGACATTGTGGAGTTTCAAGTGAAGGATACACAGCTGCCTCATTATGCTGGGCTAAACGGGAAAATTCGTCGTGTTGATCCGAAACATGAGGACGTTGTGGAAATCTACGCACGCTATGCACAAAAAACGCATGGGGTAATGGTGCGCAATAGTATTGCCTGGAACGAGAAATTTCAGGAGGATTTCTGGGAAGAGAAATTCATTGATAGTGATGTCAATCTTCAGGCGGCGGTCTATTATGATGAAGAGGATGTGGCACAGGGCTACATGTTCTATCGCATTATGGAGGAAAATTATTACATTGATGAAATCGTATATTTGCAGGAGGAGGCTCGTAAAGGTTTATGGAATTTCGTCTCGGCTCACAGCTCGATGGTTTATAATGTCTACGGGAAAACAACGGGCAATGAAGCGGTAGCCTTTCTATTAGAGGACAGTGAGATCATTCAAAAGGTATCGCCTTATTTCATGGCAAGAATTGTCGATGTCAAAGAATTTTTACTGCGCTATCCATTTATCGGCCAGGGTTTCGAGCTTCAGCTAGCTGTCATTGATCGTACTGTGGCGTGGAATAATGGTACCTACATCATCAAAATGAAAGATGGAAACCTTTCCGTGCAAAAGGTGAGTGAGACGTTGAATGCGAATGCTGTGCATTTAACGGTGCAAACATTGGCTACTATGCTGTTAGGCTATAAACGTCCAACCTATTTAGAAAGAATTGAACGATTACAGGGACGTGCAGAGGAAATTGCATTGCTGGAGGCGGTTTTACCAGTAGGTATCCCAACATTTATTGATTATTTTTGA